AATTTCCCCTGACAAAAAGGACATGCAAGgcccagaggaagaaaaagcacCTCCCACTCTGTTTGGGCATACTCTTGGTGCCGGGCTAGAAGACATGAAACAGAAGATAGAACCAAGCCCCGTGGTGCCTGGTATTGGCCTCTCTGCAGAGCCCCCAGCTCCAAAAGAGCAAAAGGACTGGTTCATCGAAATGCCAACGGAAGCCAAAAAGGATGAGTGGAGTTTAGCTGCTCCCATCTCGCCTGGCCCTCTAACCCCCATGAAGGGAAAAGATGTCCTTGAGGATATCCCCAAATGGGAGGGCAAACAGTTTGATTCTCCCATGCCCAGTCCCTTTCAGGCTGGCAGCTTCACTCTTCCTTTAGATGTCATGAAGAATGAAATAGTTGCAGAAGCATCGCCCTTTGCCCCTGCCCTATTACAACCAGATGACAAAAAATCTCTGGAAGAAACCAGTGGCCCAGCAACTGCCAAAGATAGTTTTAAAGCTGAAGAGCCCCATGAGGATAAACCTGACAAAATGGCAGAAGCGCCAGCCCCAGAGGCATTCACCTTACCCAAAGATGCCCACATTCCGACCGTGGAAGAATGTGTCCCAGAGAAAGTtttgggagaggagaaaggggcaaTAAAGCAAGAGAGTGCACAGAAAAAAGAGCAGGAAGTGACACTTACTGAAAAGGAACCACCACTAAAGCTTGAAGAAAAGACAACCATTTCTGACAAAGAAGCCGTGCCAAAAGAGAGTGAGCCCCTGAAActgacagatggagaaacaggcatAATTCAGCCCTGCATGGAACACACCCTCTCAAAAGAAGAGCAGAAAGTCCAAGAGCCTACCACAGAGCCATTAAAACAGGACTCATTCCCTGTCAGTGTGGAACAAGCAGTGACAGACTCAGCTGTGACCTCTAAGACGCTGGAGAAAGTCATGACCGAACCAGTGGCAGTAAGTGAAAAGAGTGCAGTCCAGGAcctttttgaagaaaaagttGCAGACAAAGATATTAAGATGGAAGGGGTTGGGCCTGCAACATCAGCGGAGCTTGACATGCCGTTTTACGAAGATAAGTCAGGAATGTCCAAGTATTTTGAAACATCCGCCTTGAAAGAAGAAGTGACAAAAAGCATCCAGCCAGGCAGTGATTACTATGAACTCAGTGACACCAGAGAAAGTGTCCAAGAGTCTTTTGATACCCTATCTCCCGTGTATAAAAATGGAGACAAGGGACTTGAGGCGGGTAAAGAACCCCAGCCCAGTGCTCCAGCACAAGAAACAGGGTACAGCACTCTTGCACAGAGTTATCCGTCTGATTTACCTGAAGAACCTAGTTCTCCTCAAGAAAGAATGTTTACTATTGACCCAAAAGTGTATGGGGAGAAGCGGGATCTCCACAGTAAGAATAAGGATGACTTGACGCTAAGCAGGAGTTTAGGACTTGGTGGGAGGTCTGCAATAGAACAGCGAAGCATGTCAATCAATTTGCCCATGTCTTGCCTGGATTCCATAGCCCTTGGATTTAACTTTGGTCGGGGACATGATCTCTCTCCTCTGGCTTCTGATATTCTAACCAACACTAGTGGAAGTATGGATGAAGGGGATGATTACCTTCCAGCCACAACACCTGCACTGGAGAAAGCCCCCTCTTTCCCAGTAGAAAGCAAAGAGGAAGAccagacagagggaggaaaagcTGCCGGAGAGGAAAGTACTCAAGTCGAGACCTCGTGTGAGTCACCTTTCTTAGCCAAAGATTACTACAAAAATGGTACTGTCATGGCCCCTGACCTGCCGGAAATGCTAGATCTGGCAGGCACAAGGTCAAGATTAGCTTCCGTGGGTGCAGATGCTGAGGTTGCCAGGAGGAAGTCAGTCCCATCAGAGACTGTGGTCGAGGAGAGTAGTACCGGCTTGCCCCCTGTCACCGATGAAAACCACGTCATTGTTAAAACAGACAGTCAGCTTGAGGACCTGGGTTACtgtgtgttcaataaatacacaGTCCCACTCCCATCACCCGTTCAAGACAGTGAGAATTTGTCAGGGGAGAGTGGTTCCTTTTATGAAGGCACAGAAGATAAAATGCGAAGAGATCTAGCCACAGACCTGTCCTTGATTGAAGTAAAATTGGCAGCTGCCGGCAGAGTCAAAGATGAGTTCGGTGCTGAGAAAGAAGTACCCCCGCATACCTCTGGTGACAAATCGGGACTGGGTAGGGAGTTTGATCAGGAGAGGAAAGCTAATGATAAGCTGGATACTGTTCTGGAAAAGAGTGAAGAACATGTTGATGCAAAAGAACACGCCAAGGCAACAGAAGAGGCCAGTGATGAAGTTGAAACATTTGGCTTAGGAGTAACCTACGAGCACATTCCCACCAAAGAACTGACCATTTCAAAAGACACATCACCTCCCATGGCCGAGAAAGCTGAGAAAGGTCTTAGTTCAGTGCCAGAAGTAGCTGAGGTCGAACCATCCAAAAAAGCTGAACCAGAACTGGATTTTGTTGCAATGAAAGCTGACCAGGGTCAACTAGATGTGAAAATCAGTGACTTTGGACAGATGGCCACAGGGCTGGCAGTAGATGCTGGAAAGGCAACAGAGCTTAAGCTCGAGGCTACTCAAGATCTCCCCCCCTCATCTGGAGCGCCTCAGGAGGAAGACGCGTTTATGAGTGTTGAGGCTGGCCACATGAAAGAAGGCACTAAAGTCAGTGAGACGGAAATCAAGGAGAAGGTGGCCAAGCCTGACTTGGTGCACCAGGAGGCTGTAGACAAGGAAGAGTCCTACGAGTCCAGTGGTGAGCATGAGAGCCTCACCATGGAGTCCTTGAAAGCCGATGAGGGCAAGAAGGAAACATCCCCAGAATCCTCTCTAATTCAAGATGAGATTGCCATCAAATTGTCAGTGGAAATACCTTGTGCACCTGCTGTCTTGGAGGCTGATTTAGTCCCAGATGAGAGAGCTGATGTCCAGATGGAATTTATTCAGCAGccgaaagaagaaagcaaagaaacccCAGATATCTCTGTCACGCCCTCCGACGTCACAGAGCCATTGCCTGAAGCCACCAGGGCTGAACCGGCAGAGGCTCAGAGTGAGGAAGAAGAGATAGAAGCCCGGGGAGAATATGATAAACTGCTCTTCCGCTCCGACACCCTTCAGATTACCGACCTGGGCGTCCCAGGTGTCAGGGAGGAATTTGTGGAGACCTGCCCTGGTGAGCACAAAGGAGTGATCGAGTCTGTTGTGACCATCGAGGATGACTTTATCACTGTGGTGCAAACCACAACAGATGAAGGGGAGTCAGGTTCCCACAGCGTGCGTTTTGCAGCCCTGGAGCAGCCTGAGGTGGAGAGGAGATCGTCCCCCCACGCTGAAGAAGAGCTCGAAGTAGAAGAGGCAGCCGAAGCCCAGGCGGAACCCAAGGATGGCTCCCCGGAGGCTCCCGCTTCCCCTGAGAGAGAAGAGGTTGCACTCTCAGAATATAAGACGGAAACCTATGACGATTACAAAGACGAGACCACCATTGATGACTCCATCATGGATGCTGACAGCCTCTGGGTGGACACTCAAGgtgtgcattattttttttttaattttccacttCCAAATAAAATCCAATAACCTAATGGATTTCTTTTTCGTTTTAAACTTGGTTAAATGTCCCTTTATCtctattttgcattttgttaaatatatgaagGATTTTGTACATTTGTTACtaatgttttcattgttgttgttgttgtcatggTTTGCTTTGATCCGCAGATGATGATAGGAGCATCATGACAGAACAGTTAGAAACTATTCCTAAAGAGGAGAAAGCTGAAAAGGAAGCTCGGAGACCATCTCTTGAGAAACatagaaaagaaaagccttttaAAACCGGGAGAGGCAGAATTTCCACTCCTGaaagaaaaatagctaaaaaGGAACCTAGCACAGTCTCCAGAGATGAagtgagaaggaaaaaaggtTCATTTCAcaataacttctttaaaaatgtttttgaattcaTTATTACTCTTTCGTAGAAGAAACTTCCTAACAGTGGTAActaattatttatgaaatttcGTTCGGTTTTGCTCCAACTGTTTATTTTCTCCTGATGGTATgcttttttttgtgttttctttattcgTAGCAGTTTATAAGAAGGCTGAACTTGCTAAAAAAACAGAAGTTCAGGCCCACTCTCCCTCcaggaaattcattttaaaacctGCTATCAAATATACTAGACCAACTCATCTCTCCTGTGTTAAGCGGAAAACCACAGGTGACTCTTCAGTTCTGCAATGTGGCTGGCAAACAtagacatgtcttttttttttatctcattccTGTAGCGgcttcttcattttgtttttcttccgaGAATCTTAGCAGTCATGAACAGTTTCGCTATTAAGTGTcttgtatcattctttttttgtttcccctCCCTGCAGAAGAGGTCATGACCATCTGTTTCTTTGTCATGCTCAGACTTAGCAGTGATTTTATCTTGGCATTGTGTAGTGTCACGTTCTGGGGATTCCTCTTTTCATTCTGTGTGTTTGGTTAGACAATGACGATGAATATAACCGTGGTATGCATTCTCATGATTTTGCTTATCTCTCTCATGCTTAAACCCATACTATATTTGTCCTATTTTCTACGTGGTTTCTGCCACATCTGTTACTGATGTTAATGAATTTGCCAAGAATGGGTAGTGATTTCAagattgaaaatgaaaagcagatcTGGGGTAAAATTGTGATTGCAAAATTACTTTGcttcagatgaaagaaaaaaaaaaaaggaaaagaaattgccTGCTCATCCCATCAGATTTTATTCCTCGTATCCAAAATTAGCAAGGCTTTCAATTCACTGTACTACATCTCTTCACTGACACTTTGTCACTGGGATTTTCTTAAATGTGTTGGATTCAAACTGCTAATTTTTCTATGTAATTTAGAAATCAGAATTCCTGGATAAAACGCCTTCATTTCTTATAACTTAGGTGTATTCCTATGTTGCTACcttcttatttttctgtcttcttcaaatATACTTGTTTTTAACTCCTTAAAAAAGCAGTGAAATGAAGGAGCAAAACTTATTACAAATCACAATAAAAGCTCATACAAATATCTATAATGCAAACTCTATTCATGTTAAATGTATAATTATCCTAGGATAATCTtaatttgcaatatattttattttagcatttattaGTTAGCACACTTGTAGGCTACAAAATTAGGTATCAGATTGCTAAGTCAGAAAGGAATATTTACCTTTACATTGTATACTAGAAGTGCCTTTAGataggggtaaaaaaaaaaaaggtgcctttATATAAACCTTCTGATGGCTTTAATGATTAAGAGCAGCATTAACctttgtgagaaaaagaaaatcaaggtaaTTGATGGTTTTATGATAGTCAATAAAATTCTAAGTATTTTGTATCTGTGTTCTTCATATGGGAATCATCTCATGAGCTTTCCTCCAAGAACTAATCTTTAAGGCAGTATTTGAAACTGGAAGGCtcataaattatatagaaacctTG
Above is a window of Neomonachus schauinslandi chromosome 3, ASM220157v2, whole genome shotgun sequence DNA encoding:
- the MAP2 gene encoding microtubule-associated protein 2 isoform X11 → MATIFLIPIPEEVTGRGRMADDRKDEGKAPHWTSAQLTEASAHPHPPEIKDQGGAGEGLVRSANGFPYREDEEGAFGEHGSQSTYSDTKENGINGELTSADRETAEEVSARIVQVVTAEAVAVLKGEQEKEAQQKDQPAALPLAEETANLPPSPPPSPASEQTIAVEEALKMEFHDQQDLTPSPAEPLDKKDKESEKQSKPGEDLKHAALVSQPETTKISPDKKDMQGPEEEKAPPTLFGHTLGAGLEDMKQKIEPSPVVPGIGLSAEPPAPKEQKDWFIEMPTEAKKDEWSLAAPISPGPLTPMKGKDVLEDIPKWEGKQFDSPMPSPFQAGSFTLPLDVMKNEIVAEASPFAPALLQPDDKKSLEETSGPATAKDSFKAEEPHEDKPDKMAEAPAPEAFTLPKDAHIPTVEECVPEKVLGEEKGAIKQESAQKKEQEVTLTEKEPPLKLEEKTTISDKEAVPKESEPLKLTDGETGIIQPCMEHTLSKEEQKVQEPTTEPLKQDSFPVSVEQAVTDSAVTSKTLEKVMTEPVAVSEKSAVQDLFEEKVADKDIKMEGVGPATSAELDMPFYEDKSGMSKYFETSALKEEVTKSIQPGSDYYELSDTRESVQESFDTLSPVYKNGDKGLEAGKEPQPSAPAQETGYSTLAQSYPSDLPEEPSSPQERMFTIDPKVYGEKRDLHSKNKDDLTLSRSLGLGGRSAIEQRSMSINLPMSCLDSIALGFNFGRGHDLSPLASDILTNTSGSMDEGDDYLPATTPALEKAPSFPVESKEEDQTEGGKAAGEESTQVETSCESPFLAKDYYKNGTVMAPDLPEMLDLAGTRSRLASVGADAEVARRKSVPSETVVEESSTGLPPVTDENHVIVKTDSQLEDLGYCVFNKYTVPLPSPVQDSENLSGESGSFYEGTEDKMRRDLATDLSLIEVKLAAAGRVKDEFGAEKEVPPHTSGDKSGLGREFDQERKANDKLDTVLEKSEEHVDAKEHAKATEEASDEVETFGLGVTYEHIPTKELTISKDTSPPMAEKAEKGLSSVPEVAEVEPSKKAEPELDFVAMKADQGQLDVKISDFGQMATGLAVDAGKATELKLEATQDLPPSSGAPQEEDAFMSVEAGHMKEGTKVSETEIKEKVAKPDLVHQEAVDKEESYESSGEHESLTMESLKADEGKKETSPESSLIQDEIAIKLSVEIPCAPAVLEADLVPDERADVQMEFIQQPKEESKETPDISVTPSDVTEPLPEATRAEPAEAQSEEEEIEARGEYDKLLFRSDTLQITDLGVPGVREEFVETCPGEHKGVIESVVTIEDDFITVVQTTTDEGESGSHSVRFAALEQPEVERRSSPHAEEELEVEEAAEAQAEPKDGSPEAPASPEREEVALSEYKTETYDDYKDETTIDDSIMDADSLWVDTQDDDRSIMTEQLETIPKEEKAEKEARRPSLEKHRKEKPFKTGRGRISTPERKIAKKEPSTVSRDEVRRKKAVYKKAELAKKTEVQAHSPSRKFILKPAIKYTRPTHLSCVKRKTTATGGESTQASSVFKQAKDKVSDGVTKSPEKRSSLPRPSSILPPRRGVSGDRDENSFSLNSSISSSARRTTRSEPIRRAGKSGTSTPTTPGSTAITPGTPPSYSSRTPGTPGTPSYPRTPHTPGTPKSAILVPSEKKVAIIRTPPKSPATPKQLRLINQPLPDLKNVKSKIGSTDNIKYQPKGGQVQIVTKKIDLSHVTSKCGSLKNIRHRPGGGRVKIESVKLDFKEKAQAKVGSLDNAHHVPGGGNVKIDSQKLNFREHAKARVDHGAEIITQSPGRSSVASPRRLSNVSSSGSINLLESPQLATLAEDVTAALAKQGL